The proteins below come from a single Holdemania massiliensis genomic window:
- a CDS encoding nucleoside hydrolase — MKLILDLDTGIDDALALSYALGDPAAEVIGVTCTYGNVVREQALENTATLLKVLGRTDIPLFAGPVHPLNQTAFAPTPMCRVVHGEHGFGNAPTDPDGMLIQPQRAVDWIAEAADRYGSELTLLTAGPLTTLAEVLRCHPDFKNKIGKVVCMAGALTVAGNETPFAEANVRVDPEAAAEVLSSGLPLVLVGLDVTLKTLYDQAQIDNLRQLKTKASDLVCGLMQFYLDYYKTDRRRLAGCPLHDPLAAAAALHPELITTLPVNLKADLEGAGRGRTTADLSRLNDPQKDHHMAIDVDVQRFLKLFTASLTRTLSRCEKAES; from the coding sequence ATGAAACTAATCTTGGATTTAGATACTGGCATTGATGATGCCCTGGCGCTGAGCTATGCTTTAGGCGATCCAGCAGCCGAGGTGATCGGCGTGACCTGTACGTATGGCAACGTTGTCCGTGAACAGGCGCTGGAAAATACAGCGACGCTGCTGAAAGTGCTGGGTCGAACGGATATTCCACTTTTTGCCGGACCTGTGCATCCGTTAAATCAAACTGCTTTTGCGCCGACGCCGATGTGCCGCGTTGTGCATGGCGAACATGGTTTCGGCAATGCCCCGACAGATCCGGACGGGATGCTTATTCAGCCTCAGCGTGCTGTCGACTGGATAGCAGAGGCGGCTGATCGGTATGGTTCTGAATTAACCTTGCTGACAGCCGGACCTTTAACAACACTGGCTGAAGTATTGCGCTGCCATCCTGATTTTAAAAATAAAATTGGTAAGGTTGTCTGCATGGCCGGGGCTTTAACGGTTGCGGGCAATGAGACACCGTTTGCGGAAGCTAATGTGCGCGTGGATCCGGAAGCGGCAGCCGAGGTGCTGAGCAGCGGGCTTCCGTTAGTTTTGGTTGGACTGGATGTGACTTTGAAAACATTGTATGATCAGGCACAGATTGACAATCTGCGGCAGTTAAAAACCAAAGCCTCCGACTTGGTGTGCGGTTTAATGCAGTTCTATCTCGATTATTATAAGACGGACCGCCGCCGTTTGGCGGGGTGTCCGCTGCATGATCCACTGGCGGCGGCGGCAGCGCTGCATCCGGAGCTCATCACAACCCTGCCGGTCAATTTGAAGGCCGATCTCGAAGGGGCCGGGCGAGGCCGCACGACTGCGGATTTAAGTCGGCTCAACGATCCGCAGAAGGATCATCACATGGCGATTGACGTCGATGTCCAGCGTTTTCTCAAGCTGTTTACGGCTTCGCTGACACGAACCTTGAGCCGTTGTGAAAAAGCAGAATCATAA
- a CDS encoding GGDEF domain-containing protein, whose product MEEKVLVEIQKQERQLSTYWRNLHWRVCAVLAAGTATAEILLFFVLDAASLISCTVPTYLLRYVAVPTVINGALVLGCRKFIENPKWKENQKDRMVAITMTLLCFVITVIHGAFTSVYMMFVLPTLLTTLYERKRLTVTIAVLGMVLCVFSAFMPSWDPDKIVTAYYFSDILICLLVQAGTLAACWELLEFQHRRQQISRRHDMERFSLQQKVGHDALTGVGSRSALNRCFEDLEMQRNYVLVLLDIDDFKQINDQLGHLNGDQVLSELGSLLNEACGKGTAYRFGGDEFCLVLSDTDNEEAEDQMRKLQERFHQRMKTRFPQLSMTISLGIHQHQGGESALQSFRHADEALYCAKARGKNHIAVN is encoded by the coding sequence GTGGAAGAAAAAGTTCTGGTTGAAATTCAGAAACAGGAACGCCAGCTCTCAACCTATTGGCGGAATCTGCATTGGCGTGTCTGCGCTGTTTTGGCTGCCGGGACGGCGACGGCGGAGATTTTACTGTTCTTTGTCTTGGATGCCGCATCGCTGATCAGCTGTACTGTACCAACTTATCTGCTTCGTTATGTTGCGGTGCCGACCGTCATCAATGGAGCGCTGGTGCTGGGCTGCCGGAAGTTCATTGAGAATCCCAAATGGAAAGAAAATCAAAAAGACCGCATGGTGGCAATCACGATGACGCTGCTTTGCTTTGTGATTACCGTCATCCATGGCGCTTTTACGTCCGTATATATGATGTTTGTTCTGCCGACGCTGCTGACAACCTTGTATGAGCGTAAACGGCTGACGGTGACGATTGCCGTGCTGGGCATGGTGCTGTGTGTGTTCAGTGCGTTTATGCCATCCTGGGATCCGGACAAAATTGTCACGGCTTACTATTTTAGTGATATTTTGATCTGTCTTTTGGTTCAGGCTGGAACGCTTGCCGCTTGCTGGGAGCTTCTGGAGTTTCAGCACCGCCGCCAGCAGATCAGCCGCCGGCATGATATGGAACGGTTTTCCCTGCAGCAGAAGGTCGGCCATGATGCCTTAACGGGAGTGGGCAGCCGCAGCGCACTGAACCGGTGCTTTGAAGACTTGGAAATGCAGCGAAACTATGTTCTGGTTTTGCTGGATATTGATGATTTCAAACAAATCAATGATCAGCTCGGTCATCTCAACGGGGATCAGGTATTAAGTGAATTGGGAAGCCTGCTGAATGAAGCCTGTGGAAAGGGGACAGCGTATCGTTTCGGCGGCGATGAATTTTGTCTGGTGCTGAGCGACACGGACAACGAAGAAGCAGAGGACCAGATGCGGAAGCTTCAGGAACGCTTTCATCAGCGGATGAAAACACGGTTTCCGCAGCTGTCGATGACGATCAGCCTGGGCATTCATCAACATCAGGGCGGAGAATCCGCGCTGCAGAGTTTCCGACATGCCGATGAGGCGCTGTATTGTGCGAAGGCCCGCGGAAAGAATCACATTGCAGTAAATTAA
- a CDS encoding DUF47 domain-containing protein, producing MGRQFDYFQAFLEMGQHSLKAGELLKETLETYDSSVLKERMAQIHTVEHSADTLKHQLTNQLIREFLPPIEREDIMELADVIDDLTDAIEDVVIRLYMYNIHQIDVPAVVFCDLIIECIQTLVEALQEFRHFKKSSTLDSLITHINELEEKGDQLYAETMHELFSTPQDSLAIMVWMEIYERLEKCCDRCEDVAKALSRAVLNNS from the coding sequence ATGGGCAGACAATTTGATTATTTCCAGGCCTTTTTAGAAATGGGCCAGCATTCCCTGAAAGCTGGGGAACTCTTAAAAGAAACATTGGAAACCTATGATTCATCCGTGCTGAAAGAACGGATGGCGCAGATTCATACCGTTGAACACAGCGCGGATACGCTCAAGCATCAGCTGACAAATCAGCTGATCCGGGAATTTTTACCGCCGATTGAACGGGAGGATATCATGGAGCTGGCTGATGTCATCGACGATCTGACCGATGCGATCGAGGATGTCGTCATCCGGCTGTATATGTATAATATTCATCAGATCGACGTTCCGGCGGTTGTATTCTGTGATCTGATTATCGAATGCATTCAGACTTTGGTGGAAGCCCTGCAGGAATTTAGACATTTCAAGAAATCATCGACACTGGACAGTTTGATCACCCATATCAACGAGCTTGAAGAAAAAGGCGATCAGCTCTATGCCGAAACCATGCATGAACTGTTTTCAACTCCGCAGGATTCCCTGGCCATTATGGTCTGGATGGAAATTTATGAGCGGCTTGAAAAATGCTGCGACCGCTGCGAGGATGTTGCCAAGGCACTCAGCCGGGCGGTCCTCAACAACTCCTAA
- a CDS encoding HlyC/CorC family transporter: MSNTMTLIGVLAVLVLCSSFFSATETAYSSINRIKLKNMASAGSRKAQKALELAEGYDRLLSTILVGNNVVNILASSLATVLFVQNLGFGDTGVSLSTAVMTVVILIFGEISPKSIAKESPEKFAMAVAGVIGFIQTLLTPINFLFSLWKKLLSMLFKVENDDSMTQEELLTIVEEAQNEGDLEAHESDLICAAIEFNDLDVKDILTPRVDVVAVDVTDSLDEIELMFRNNNFSRLPVYENSIDNIVGVIHEKDFYNLYYNHMGTFKSITQTLLYTSPHVKISTLLKQLQSSKTHMAVVLDEYGGTAGIITLEDILEELVGEIYDEHDQVKEYYKELDPNTYLIECDMDLDDMFEFFGLEDEEDYDFITVSGWVIHELERIPKVGESFTYKNLVVTVTQTDARKVIEVKVSVIQPDQEDEDDDHKSKKQNGMKMLSF, from the coding sequence ATGAGTAATACGATGACGCTGATTGGAGTATTGGCAGTCTTGGTTTTATGTTCGAGTTTTTTCTCGGCGACCGAAACGGCTTATTCCAGTATCAATAGAATAAAATTAAAAAACATGGCTTCGGCCGGCAGCCGTAAGGCGCAGAAGGCACTGGAGCTGGCTGAGGGATACGACCGATTGTTATCCACGATTCTGGTCGGCAACAACGTGGTCAATATTTTGGCTTCGTCTCTGGCGACAGTTTTGTTCGTGCAGAATTTAGGCTTTGGTGATACCGGAGTCAGTCTTTCGACGGCAGTCATGACGGTGGTGATTCTGATCTTTGGCGAGATCTCACCGAAAAGCATTGCCAAGGAAAGTCCAGAGAAGTTTGCGATGGCGGTAGCCGGAGTGATCGGATTCATTCAGACGCTGTTGACGCCGATCAATTTCCTGTTCAGTTTATGGAAAAAACTGCTTTCGATGTTGTTTAAAGTCGAAAATGATGATTCAATGACGCAGGAAGAACTGCTGACGATCGTAGAAGAAGCACAGAATGAAGGCGATCTGGAAGCCCATGAAAGCGATCTGATCTGTGCGGCGATTGAATTCAATGATCTGGACGTGAAGGATATTTTAACCCCGCGGGTGGATGTCGTGGCGGTGGATGTGACCGATTCGCTGGATGAGATTGAACTGATGTTCCGCAATAACAATTTTTCACGCCTGCCGGTTTATGAAAACTCGATTGACAACATTGTCGGCGTCATTCATGAAAAAGATTTCTACAATTTATATTACAATCATATGGGAACGTTCAAATCAATCACACAGACGCTGTTATATACAAGTCCGCATGTTAAAATCTCAACCTTGCTTAAACAGCTGCAGAGTTCCAAAACGCACATGGCTGTCGTGCTGGATGAATACGGCGGTACGGCGGGTATCATCACGCTGGAGGATATTTTGGAGGAGCTGGTTGGTGAAATCTATGATGAACACGATCAGGTCAAAGAATACTACAAGGAACTGGATCCCAATACGTATTTGATTGAATGCGATATGGATCTGGACGATATGTTTGAGTTTTTCGGTTTGGAAGATGAGGAAGATTATGACTTCATCACCGTCAGCGGCTGGGTCATTCATGAGCTGGAACGTATTCCAAAGGTCGGAGAGTCGTTCACTTATAAAAATCTTGTTGTGACTGTGACGCAGACGGATGCCCGTAAAGTGATTGAAGTGAAAGTCAGCGTCATCCAGCCTGATCAGGAGGATGAGGATGATGACCACAAGTCGAAGAAGCAAAACGGGATGAAGATGCTTTCCTTTTAG
- a CDS encoding zinc dependent phospholipase C family protein: MPATYTHAVYGQQVFNQLEPALRERIHCHRDCYNIGLHGPDLLFFYKPLSQAPIKKRGYAMHHEPGRPFFEQARARIRQSSDPEAALAYTLGFINHFVLDSLNHPAIFAFQEETGLSHSEIESEWDRALMVAQGKDPLRTRSTEHLRISKKSCEVIAPFFDVQPHEIEKSLKTMIGLLDLFVAPGTVKRNFILGVMQLVGVRKSEGGLIINRQPNPQCAEFISQRVAGMEEAVALSVRLIHEYIADLNTDKPLDPWYDEDYE; the protein is encoded by the coding sequence ATGCCGGCAACTTATACTCATGCCGTTTATGGGCAGCAGGTTTTCAATCAGCTGGAGCCTGCGCTCAGGGAACGGATTCATTGCCATAGAGATTGCTACAACATCGGTCTGCATGGGCCGGATCTGCTTTTCTTTTACAAACCACTGAGTCAGGCCCCGATTAAAAAGCGTGGTTATGCGATGCATCACGAACCGGGACGGCCGTTTTTTGAACAGGCCCGCGCAAGAATTCGCCAGAGTTCAGATCCGGAAGCAGCGTTGGCGTACACGCTGGGGTTCATCAATCATTTCGTACTGGACAGCCTGAATCATCCGGCGATTTTTGCCTTTCAGGAAGAAACCGGCTTGAGTCACAGCGAGATTGAATCGGAATGGGATCGGGCGCTGATGGTTGCCCAGGGAAAGGATCCGCTGCGTACCCGGTCGACTGAACATCTGCGGATTTCTAAAAAAAGCTGTGAAGTGATCGCTCCTTTTTTCGATGTGCAGCCGCATGAGATTGAGAAGTCGCTGAAAACGATGATCGGCTTGCTGGATCTGTTCGTTGCGCCTGGTACGGTGAAGCGTAATTTCATTTTAGGAGTAATGCAGCTGGTCGGCGTGCGTAAAAGTGAAGGCGGATTGATCATCAATCGCCAGCCTAATCCGCAGTGTGCTGAATTTATCAGCCAACGTGTAGCCGGAATGGAGGAAGCTGTTGCGCTGTCCGTGCGGCTGATTCATGAATACATCGCCGACTTGAATACCGATAAGCCGCTGGATCCGTGGTATGATGAAGACTACGAGTAA
- a CDS encoding MFS transporter has protein sequence MENKKLTALEKQWILYDVGNSAFILLVATIMPIYFNSLCQSAGIAEVDYLAYWGYAASVSTLIVALSGPVLGTLADYQGLKKKIFALCVMVGVCALAALWIPTSWKVFLVLFIVAKVGYSASLIFYDSMLSDITTPERMDRVSSHGYAWGYIGSCIPFVVSLVFVLFYEQFSMTIMTAMILAFLINALWWLGCTLPLLKNYRQKYYVTDNHQDKIRGSFRRLADSFKKIRKHRKIFLFLIAFFFYIDGVYTIIDMATAYGSALGLDTQGLLVALLVTQIVAFPSALVFASLARKINNAKLIQICILAYTGIAIFAIQLDKQWEFWVLAVCVGLFQGGIQALSRSYFAQIIPPENAGEFFGLFDICGKGAAFLGTALVSVTAQISGSANGAIAILAVMFVIGLVLFNRALRTE, from the coding sequence ATGGAAAATAAGAAACTGACAGCCTTGGAAAAACAATGGATTCTCTACGACGTCGGCAATTCTGCCTTTATTCTGCTGGTCGCAACGATCATGCCGATCTATTTCAACTCGCTGTGTCAAAGCGCCGGTATCGCGGAGGTTGATTATCTGGCGTATTGGGGATATGCAGCTTCAGTTTCAACGCTGATCGTCGCTTTAAGCGGCCCGGTATTGGGAACGCTGGCCGATTATCAGGGATTAAAGAAAAAGATATTTGCGCTGTGCGTGATGGTTGGGGTCTGCGCTCTGGCGGCGCTGTGGATTCCGACTTCATGGAAAGTGTTCTTAGTTTTGTTTATCGTAGCGAAGGTGGGATATTCAGCTAGTTTGATCTTCTATGATTCAATGCTTTCCGACATCACGACGCCGGAGCGGATGGATCGGGTATCTTCTCATGGTTATGCCTGGGGGTATATCGGCAGCTGTATTCCATTTGTCGTCAGTCTGGTCTTCGTCTTGTTTTATGAACAGTTTTCGATGACGATCATGACGGCGATGATCCTGGCGTTTCTGATCAACGCGCTGTGGTGGCTGGGCTGTACGCTGCCGTTATTGAAAAACTACCGTCAGAAGTATTATGTAACGGACAATCATCAGGATAAGATCCGCGGCAGTTTCCGGCGGCTGGCCGATTCGTTTAAAAAGATCCGCAAGCACCGTAAAATCTTTCTGTTTCTGATCGCGTTCTTCTTTTACATCGACGGCGTTTATACCATCATCGACATGGCAACGGCCTATGGCAGTGCGTTGGGCTTGGATACGCAGGGACTGCTGGTCGCTTTGTTGGTGACGCAGATCGTTGCTTTTCCCAGCGCGCTGGTCTTTGCCTCACTGGCCCGCAAAATCAACAATGCGAAGCTGATTCAGATCTGCATTTTGGCCTATACCGGCATCGCGATCTTTGCCATTCAGCTGGATAAGCAATGGGAGTTCTGGGTGCTGGCTGTCTGTGTCGGTTTGTTTCAGGGCGGCATTCAGGCACTGTCCCGGTCTTATTTCGCTCAGATTATTCCGCCGGAAAATGCCGGGGAGTTCTTCGGTTTATTTGATATCTGCGGCAAAGGGGCAGCTTTTCTGGGCACCGCCCTGGTCAGCGTGACAGCACAGATTTCCGGCAGTGCCAACGGTGCGATTGCCATCCTTGCGGTCATGTTCGTCATTGGACTGGTTTTGTTCAATCGGGCGCTGCGGACAGAATAA
- a CDS encoding amidohydrolase gives MICIKNGWVHDAVHEEPYLADVLAENGKITAIGQNLIVPQDCEIIDATDKNVYPGFVEAHCHIGLDGSGIGFEGDDCNEMTDILTPQLRAIDGINPMDPTFREAALAGITTVCTGPGSANVLGGTFTAIKTVGKRVDKMIVKKEVAMKCAFGENPKRCYKDKNNYSRMSTASKLREMLLKAKEYDRKVTAAAEDESKLPPLDVKLEALRPVLHCELPLKAHAHQANDIFTALRIAQEFNVKLTLEHVTEGHLIVDELKDEPVPMAVGPSLTHASKFELRNKTFETPGILAAAGCQVSIITDSPVIPQQYLPLCAGLAIKSGMKEWDALKAITINAAKHIGIEDRVGSLEIGKDADILIIEGSCFEVSAQPEVVIIDGKVVA, from the coding sequence ATGATTTGTATTAAAAATGGTTGGGTTCACGACGCGGTTCATGAGGAACCGTATCTTGCGGATGTTCTGGCGGAAAATGGAAAGATCACGGCCATCGGTCAGAATTTAATCGTACCGCAGGATTGTGAGATTATCGACGCTACGGATAAAAATGTCTATCCGGGTTTTGTTGAAGCGCATTGCCACATTGGCCTGGATGGTTCCGGGATCGGCTTTGAAGGGGATGACTGCAATGAAATGACAGATATCCTGACTCCACAGCTGCGGGCGATCGACGGCATCAATCCGATGGATCCGACGTTCCGCGAGGCGGCGTTGGCCGGCATTACGACGGTCTGTACGGGTCCGGGCAGCGCTAACGTTTTGGGCGGCACCTTTACCGCGATCAAGACGGTTGGCAAGCGTGTTGACAAGATGATCGTAAAGAAGGAAGTCGCGATGAAATGTGCTTTCGGTGAAAATCCGAAGCGCTGCTACAAAGATAAAAATAACTACTCCCGGATGTCGACAGCGTCAAAACTGCGGGAAATGCTTTTAAAGGCAAAGGAATATGACCGCAAGGTAACAGCCGCGGCTGAGGATGAATCCAAGCTGCCGCCGCTGGATGTGAAATTGGAGGCGCTGCGTCCGGTTCTGCACTGCGAGCTGCCGTTAAAAGCCCATGCGCATCAGGCCAATGATATTTTTACAGCACTGCGGATTGCGCAGGAGTTCAATGTTAAACTGACGCTGGAACATGTGACGGAAGGCCATCTGATCGTAGATGAACTGAAGGATGAGCCGGTACCGATGGCTGTCGGACCGTCCCTGACCCATGCCAGCAAGTTTGAGCTGCGCAACAAAACCTTTGAAACGCCGGGAATTTTGGCGGCTGCGGGCTGTCAGGTATCGATCATCACGGATTCTCCAGTCATTCCGCAGCAGTATCTGCCGCTGTGTGCCGGACTGGCAATCAAATCCGGAATGAAGGAATGGGATGCATTAAAAGCGATTACGATCAATGCCGCGAAGCATATCGGAATTGAAGACCGCGTTGGATCCCTGGAAATCGGCAAGGATGCGGATATTCTGATCATCGAGGGCAGCTGTTTTGAAGTATCCGCCCAGCCGGAAGTCGTCATCATTGATGGAAAGGTCGTGGCTTAA
- a CDS encoding inorganic phosphate transporter, translating to MSISLIDFLQQLTHSLPLLITVILTIGVILVNGWTDAPNAIATCVSTRSMSARSAVLMAAVFNFLGVLFMTMINATVAQTIYNIADFGSDPQQALIALCAALFAIVSWAVLAWKYGIPTSESHALIAGLSGAAIALHGGLAGINGAEWIKVIYGLVLSTLLGFGLGWFCVKLVEIVCRRRDRRRTNTFFRYAQISGGAAMAFMHGAQDGQKFMGVFLLGVFLTQGQAHVESFVIPLWLMILCSAVMGLGTSIGGYRIIKSVGMDMVRLEKYQGFAADTAAALCLLLSSLTGIPVSTTHTKTTAIMGVGAARRLSNVNWGVVKDMVMTWILTFPGCGLIGFLMAKLFFILF from the coding sequence ATGAGCATTTCATTGATTGATTTTCTGCAGCAGCTCACCCACAGCCTGCCCTTACTCATCACGGTGATCTTAACCATCGGCGTAATTCTGGTCAATGGCTGGACTGACGCTCCCAATGCGATTGCGACCTGTGTTTCAACACGGTCGATGTCGGCCCGCAGCGCTGTGCTCATGGCTGCCGTTTTCAATTTTTTAGGCGTGTTGTTCATGACGATGATCAACGCCACGGTTGCTCAGACCATTTACAACATCGCGGATTTCGGTTCCGATCCGCAGCAGGCATTGATCGCCTTATGCGCGGCGTTGTTTGCGATTGTCAGCTGGGCGGTGCTGGCTTGGAAATACGGCATTCCGACCAGTGAAAGTCACGCTTTGATCGCCGGTCTTTCCGGTGCTGCGATCGCCTTGCATGGCGGACTGGCTGGCATAAATGGCGCCGAGTGGATCAAGGTTATCTATGGTCTGGTTCTCTCTACGCTTTTGGGATTTGGCTTGGGATGGTTCTGTGTGAAGCTGGTTGAGATCGTTTGCCGCAGACGGGATCGGCGGCGGACCAACACCTTTTTCCGCTATGCCCAGATCAGCGGCGGCGCGGCAATGGCCTTTATGCACGGCGCTCAGGATGGTCAGAAATTCATGGGTGTCTTTCTGCTCGGCGTCTTTCTGACACAGGGACAGGCGCATGTCGAAAGCTTTGTGATCCCGCTCTGGCTCATGATTCTGTGCTCTGCCGTCATGGGATTGGGCACCAGTATCGGTGGTTATCGAATCATTAAATCCGTCGGCATGGATATGGTACGGCTGGAAAAATATCAAGGCTTTGCGGCGGATACCGCAGCCGCGCTGTGTCTATTGCTTTCCTCATTGACCGGGATCCCCGTCAGTACCACGCATACCAAAACCACGGCGATCATGGGCGTCGGGGCAGCCCGGCGTTTGTCCAATGTGAATTGGGGTGTTGTCAAAGATATGGTGATGACCTGGATTCTGACCTTCCCCGGCTGCGGACTGATCGGCTTTCTGATGGCCAAATTATTTTTCATTCTTTTTTAA
- a CDS encoding amidohydrolase, translating to MRTRIRNAKIWLGKDCWATDVLWDPAQILAVGSAAEIESQCPKADQTIDAGGRLVLPGFCDTHLHLYNKGCQLQDIDLQNGTSIEELIERSRTYLQQHPQLSVIHGRGWNHDYFAEGRLLNRHDLDRISETLPVILTRACGHVACVNTCALKRLGLMTDVEQPQEGQIDVDGSGTPTGIFRENAMLLLNSLNPPATVEQIKERLELAMKAAARAGLTTVHSNDVTSENMDLMLFAYQQLRIEGRMPVRVVLQCTLTDRASLNRYLELRKQIPQDDVLIFGPLKLLTDGSLGARTAWMRKPYADDPSTCGIATMTPTQLDELVTLAHTHGLQCVCHAIGDAAIEMVLDEFEKVNQETPDNPLRHGIVHCQITDEALIRRFASTHTAALVQPIFLHYDQHIVTQRVGKDLAQSSYAFRSLAELGAKVSFGTDCPVEDLNPFANLYCAVTRKDLLHPEATGYRPEEAFSLVEALACMTENAAWQSFEEDRRGRIAPGMQPDFTICDQDCFLLAPEQLKDGHSWMTISQGKVQWQAESFLG from the coding sequence ATGCGAACGAGAATACGGAATGCCAAAATCTGGTTAGGAAAGGATTGCTGGGCAACCGATGTGCTCTGGGATCCAGCGCAGATTTTGGCTGTCGGCAGCGCCGCTGAGATCGAATCTCAATGTCCAAAAGCGGATCAGACGATCGATGCCGGCGGACGGCTGGTGCTGCCGGGATTCTGCGACACCCATCTGCATTTATACAACAAAGGCTGTCAATTACAAGATATCGACCTGCAGAATGGGACTTCCATTGAAGAACTGATTGAGCGCAGCCGAACCTATCTTCAGCAGCATCCGCAGCTCAGCGTGATCCATGGCCGTGGCTGGAATCATGATTATTTTGCGGAAGGCCGGCTTTTAAACCGTCACGATCTGGACCGCATCAGCGAAACATTACCGGTTATCTTAACCCGGGCTTGCGGTCATGTGGCTTGTGTCAATACCTGTGCTTTGAAGCGCCTGGGTTTGATGACGGATGTGGAACAGCCGCAGGAGGGTCAGATTGATGTGGACGGCAGCGGGACACCGACGGGCATCTTTCGCGAAAATGCCATGCTGCTGCTGAATTCGCTGAATCCGCCGGCAACGGTGGAGCAAATCAAGGAACGGCTGGAGTTGGCGATGAAGGCAGCGGCGCGGGCCGGCTTGACAACGGTGCATTCTAATGATGTCACCAGCGAAAATATGGATCTGATGCTTTTCGCCTATCAGCAGCTGCGCATTGAAGGGCGGATGCCGGTACGGGTTGTGCTGCAGTGTACGCTGACCGACCGTGCTTCGTTAAACCGTTATCTTGAGCTTCGAAAACAAATTCCGCAGGATGACGTCCTGATTTTCGGCCCGCTGAAGCTGCTGACCGATGGTTCATTGGGAGCGCGCACGGCGTGGATGCGAAAACCCTATGCCGATGATCCGTCGACCTGCGGCATCGCGACGATGACACCCACCCAGCTGGATGAGCTGGTCACGTTGGCGCATACGCATGGCTTACAGTGTGTCTGTCATGCGATCGGTGACGCTGCGATTGAAATGGTGCTTGATGAATTCGAGAAAGTCAATCAAGAAACGCCGGACAATCCGCTGCGGCATGGCATTGTGCATTGTCAAATCACCGATGAAGCGCTGATCCGACGCTTTGCTTCAACCCATACCGCAGCCTTAGTTCAGCCGATCTTTCTGCATTATGATCAGCATATTGTTACCCAACGGGTGGGAAAGGATCTTGCCCAAAGTTCCTATGCCTTCCGTTCGCTGGCCGAGCTTGGCGCAAAGGTTTCCTTCGGCACGGACTGCCCGGTTGAAGACCTCAACCCATTTGCCAATCTGTATTGCGCAGTCACGCGGAAAGATCTGCTTCATCCTGAAGCAACTGGCTATCGTCCGGAAGAAGCGTTCAGTCTTGTTGAAGCTTTGGCCTGCATGACTGAAAACGCAGCCTGGCAAAGCTTTGAAGAAGACCGCAGGGGTCGCATTGCACCGGGAATGCAGCCGGACTTTACGATCTGTGATCAGGATTGTTTCCTTTTGGCTCCTGAACAGCTCAAGGATGGGCACAGCTGGATGACGATCAGTCAGGGAAAGGTTCAGTGGCAGGCTGAATCCTTTCTCGGCTAA
- a CDS encoding NUDIX hydrolase, which yields MEMWDCYTWDRQKLDHQHPRGVPLAQGEYHLVVEIWTVNRQGEILLTQRHPDKPYGCLWEMSGGSVLAGETSREGASRELREEVGLMCPPEDLVYIGTVVRGWSIVDLYRFDHDFDVAALMLQPEEVVAARNVTREEFLTLSSQKQIVPHVSLEFQLYEKKILSGNSQ from the coding sequence ATGGAAATGTGGGATTGTTATACCTGGGACCGGCAAAAACTGGATCATCAGCATCCGCGCGGAGTACCCCTGGCACAGGGGGAGTACCATCTGGTCGTGGAAATCTGGACGGTGAATCGGCAGGGTGAGATTCTGCTTACCCAACGGCATCCGGATAAGCCCTATGGCTGCCTGTGGGAAATGAGCGGCGGATCGGTTCTGGCTGGGGAAACAAGCCGGGAAGGCGCCAGCCGTGAACTGCGGGAAGAAGTTGGACTGATGTGTCCGCCGGAAGATCTGGTCTATATCGGAACGGTTGTCCGCGGCTGGTCGATCGTTGATCTTTACCGCTTTGATCATGATTTTGATGTTGCAGCACTGATGCTGCAGCCGGAAGAAGTCGTTGCCGCCCGCAATGTGACGCGGGAAGAGTTTTTGACGCTGTCTTCACAGAAACAGATTGTGCCGCATGTGAGCCTGGAGTTTCAGCTCTACGAAAAAAAGATCTTATCCGGAAATTCGCAGTGA